From Butyricimonas paravirosa, one genomic window encodes:
- a CDS encoding murein L,D-transpeptidase family protein, with product MKIALLTLLCVIASNEPDFVSQQKKYPRVRNAYHEKEALLTRRLKEHNLSLDNLNILIMAYKTECVMDIYAKKREDKVYKKVTTYKICARSGSLGPKRRQGDLQIPEGFYHINHFNPTSNYHLSLMINYPNHSDKLKSKASHLGGNICIHGNCVTVGCLPMTDDKIKEIYIYAIQARQSGQEKIPVYIFPFKFSDEKNKNYSETYRAYPNILDFWKNLETGYNLFIKDLKELNISVDKLGNYQFSK from the coding sequence ATGAAAATAGCCTTGCTCACCTTGTTATGTGTTATCGCTAGCAATGAACCGGACTTCGTCAGCCAGCAAAAGAAATATCCCCGGGTACGAAACGCCTACCACGAAAAAGAGGCATTACTGACCCGAAGATTAAAAGAACACAACCTTTCGTTGGACAACCTGAATATTCTTATCATGGCGTATAAAACAGAATGTGTCATGGACATCTATGCCAAGAAACGGGAAGACAAGGTGTATAAAAAGGTTACAACGTATAAGATATGTGCCCGTTCCGGATCCCTCGGCCCAAAACGTCGTCAAGGAGACTTACAAATCCCGGAAGGCTTCTACCATATCAACCACTTTAATCCCACGAGTAACTATCATCTCTCTTTGATGATCAATTACCCGAACCATTCAGATAAGCTGAAAAGCAAAGCCTCCCATCTCGGGGGTAATATCTGTATTCATGGAAATTGCGTCACGGTGGGCTGTCTTCCCATGACAGACGATAAGATCAAGGAAATATACATCTATGCCATACAAGCCCGTCAATCCGGCCAGGAAAAGATACCCGTGTACATCTTTCCCTTTAAATTCTCGGACGAAAAGAATAAAAATTACAGCGAAACCTATCGTGCCTATCCAAACATATTAGATTTTTGGAAAAATCTCGAAACAGGGTATAATCTATTTATCAAGGATTTAAAGGAGTTAAACATCTCCGTGGACAAGCTCGGTAACTATCAATTTTCAAAATAA